One stretch of Lacrimispora sphenoides DNA includes these proteins:
- a CDS encoding M48 family metallopeptidase, whose amino-acid sequence MGIRYMEAKNPDSRGETGVISFVDGSECSYRIIKSDRRTMALQVTKAGEVFVRLPRRLPFKAGHELAQKNSEWVFAQVEKIRIASEKRTDFHWTEGASVLLYGKCRLLHIKSDHKKKAFCVQDTKEELVVSGPVASYEEKEQEAAVKEAVKLWYRREARGYLEAKAATWSAIMNVDYGKIAIRDQATRWGSCSARGNLNFNWRLVLLPEELADYVVVHELAHRIQMNHSNAFWEIVERELPDYRLRRRELRRYEGEIYQKY is encoded by the coding sequence TTGGGAATCAGATATATGGAAGCAAAAAATCCTGACAGCAGAGGGGAAACAGGTGTGATTTCCTTTGTTGATGGAAGCGAATGTTCTTACAGGATCATAAAATCAGACAGGCGTACCATGGCCCTGCAGGTCACGAAAGCGGGAGAGGTTTTCGTCAGGCTTCCCAGGCGCCTTCCCTTTAAGGCAGGGCATGAGCTGGCACAGAAGAACAGTGAATGGGTCTTTGCACAGGTGGAAAAGATCCGAATAGCGTCAGAGAAAAGGACGGATTTTCATTGGACGGAAGGGGCATCTGTGCTTCTTTACGGAAAGTGCCGGCTCCTTCATATTAAGTCAGATCATAAGAAAAAAGCTTTTTGTGTACAGGATACAAAGGAGGAGCTGGTGGTTTCCGGTCCGGTTGCGTCCTATGAGGAGAAAGAGCAGGAAGCAGCGGTTAAAGAGGCGGTGAAGCTTTGGTACAGGCGGGAAGCCAGAGGATATTTAGAGGCAAAAGCAGCCACCTGGTCTGCAATCATGAATGTGGACTATGGGAAAATTGCAATACGGGATCAGGCGACCCGGTGGGGAAGCTGCAGCGCCAGGGGGAATTTAAATTTTAACTGGAGGCTTGTGCTTCTTCCGGAAGAACTGGCCGATTATGTGGTGGTGCATGAACTGGCACACCGCATTCAAATGAACCATTCCAATGCATTTTGGGAGATTGTGGAAAGAGAGTTACCGGATTACCGGTTAAGGAGGAGAGAACTAAGGCGTTATGAAGGTGAAATTTATCAAAAATATTAA
- a CDS encoding response regulator transcription factor gives MLRVMIAEDEDIIRKGLIYTTDWMGMDCVVVAEAANGQEGLLKILEHKPDVVVADICMPFMDGIEMIKEASKSVKFKSILLTSYAEFEYARRAISAGVSEYLLKPVDEEKLAVLMKRLGEEIANSRQVEYVMEQAESDAGIMNLEYYIQLDLSENKYVSKAIQEIKSGYGDKLSVESISDKLGVSASYLSRKFKEVTGQTFLDFLNKYRISQAIVLLNTGQYRIGEVSDATGFTDYKHFCAVFKKYTLKSPSKFMKGI, from the coding sequence ATGTTACGGGTGATGATAGCGGAAGATGAGGATATTATCCGCAAGGGACTGATCTATACCACGGATTGGATGGGCATGGACTGCGTGGTGGTGGCAGAGGCGGCAAATGGACAGGAGGGGCTTTTAAAGATCCTTGAGCATAAGCCTGATGTAGTCGTTGCAGATATCTGCATGCCGTTTATGGATGGGATCGAGATGATAAAGGAAGCCTCTAAGAGCGTGAAGTTTAAAAGCATCCTTCTGACAAGCTATGCGGAATTTGAATATGCAAGAAGGGCCATATCCGCCGGGGTCAGTGAATACCTGTTAAAGCCGGTGGATGAAGAAAAGCTTGCGGTCCTTATGAAAAGGCTGGGAGAGGAAATCGCAAACAGCCGCCAGGTGGAGTATGTGATGGAGCAGGCGGAATCAGACGCGGGGATCATGAACCTGGAATACTATATACAGCTGGACCTTTCAGAAAACAAATATGTCTCAAAGGCAATCCAGGAGATCAAGTCAGGATATGGAGACAAGCTGAGCGTGGAATCCATATCAGATAAGCTGGGAGTCAGCGCCAGCTATTTAAGCCGGAAGTTTAAAGAGGTGACCGGACAGACCTTCCTGGACTTTTTAAACAAGTACCGGATTTCCCAGGCCATTGTTCTGTTAAATACCGGGCAATACCGGATCGGCGAGGTATCCGATGCAACGGGATTTACGGATTATAAGCATTTTTGTGCGGTATTTAAGAAGTACACCTTGAAATCGCCGTCAAAGTTCATGAAAGGGATTTAA
- a CDS encoding cyclic nucleotide-binding domain-containing protein — translation MEKNNMYEIPDSLAAAGEEKHFPAGRNIFHVDERITHCYLILSGMVKIYIDHENGRRSILDFAGKGDWLGELSIFRQEDYIKENKVIEDVICLEFELDRLRQICKEKAEVSFYFASSISNKLMVRSYRLSEYLNYSLEKRLASFILKYQQNGKYTISHTEVSEYMNISYRHVLFVMKKFCDDGILKKDKGYRIVDQERLEEISDGFLT, via the coding sequence ATGGAAAAAAACAATATGTATGAAATACCAGACAGCCTTGCGGCGGCCGGGGAGGAAAAGCATTTTCCGGCGGGGAGGAATATCTTTCATGTGGATGAGAGGATCACCCATTGCTATCTGATTCTTTCGGGAATGGTGAAAATCTATATTGACCATGAGAACGGACGCCGTTCCATTCTTGATTTTGCAGGAAAGGGCGACTGGCTGGGGGAACTTTCCATATTCCGCCAGGAAGATTATATCAAAGAAAATAAAGTAATAGAGGATGTGATCTGTCTGGAATTTGAACTGGATCGGTTAAGGCAGATCTGCAAAGAGAAAGCAGAAGTATCCTTTTATTTTGCGTCCTCTATTTCCAATAAGCTGATGGTTAGGAGTTACCGGCTGAGTGAATACTTAAATTATTCATTGGAAAAGAGACTTGCTTCCTTTATACTTAAATATCAGCAGAACGGGAAATACACCATATCTCATACGGAGGTTTCGGAGTATATGAATATCAGCTACCGTCACGTACTCTTTGTCATGAAAAAATTTTGTGATGACGGAATACTAAAAAAGGATAAGGGGTACCGGATTGTGGATCAGGAAAGACTGGAAGAAATCTCTGACGGTTTTTTAACATAA
- a CDS encoding MCP four helix bundle domain-containing protein — MKVKFIKNIKIKTKLLLLGGISIAGLIFMGSDSIITARQINEASTEISQSWVPAIIIAEELNTRTSDYRIKEYNHVITGDSRDMDRLEGEMAQIREDIARGFTDYELYITNESDRKLIEKAEEEWNKYLEYSGRLLVISRQNHTQEAFDMIIGDSRQLFDDASNGLLKVADFNRKGSEAASIQGDNLYNQLTKIKIITICLVSGIISLLIIYIIIAIDKPVKALVEGTGRVANGDLEVYLPYRSKDEIGVLTNSVNQLIKRLKHIIDDEKYLFQEIGSENFEVKSTCEHAYRGDFAPILYSITSLMSRLDAAKKRKEGVTGDLPAENEKEELAKRAVCREITKNGRREMDASDKKG, encoded by the coding sequence ATGAAGGTGAAATTTATCAAAAATATTAAAATTAAAACAAAGCTCCTGCTTTTAGGCGGAATCAGTATAGCAGGACTTATTTTTATGGGATCGGATTCTATAATAACAGCCAGGCAGATCAACGAAGCAAGTACTGAAATTTCCCAGTCCTGGGTACCGGCCATCATCATTGCCGAGGAACTGAATACCAGAACATCAGACTACCGCATTAAGGAATATAACCACGTTATCACCGGCGACAGCAGGGATATGGACCGGCTGGAGGGAGAAATGGCTCAGATCCGGGAAGATATCGCCCGTGGTTTCACGGATTATGAGCTTTATATCACCAATGAATCGGACCGGAAGCTCATAGAAAAGGCGGAAGAGGAATGGAATAAGTACCTGGAGTACAGCGGCCGTCTGCTTGTCATAAGCCGCCAGAACCACACACAGGAAGCATTTGATATGATCATAGGGGATTCCAGACAGTTATTTGATGATGCCAGTAACGGACTTTTAAAGGTGGCGGATTTTAACCGCAAAGGGTCTGAGGCGGCCAGTATTCAAGGCGATAATCTATATAATCAGCTTACAAAAATAAAAATCATAACCATCTGCCTGGTCAGCGGGATTATTTCTCTCCTGATCATTTATATAATAATTGCCATTGATAAACCAGTGAAAGCCCTTGTAGAAGGGACCGGAAGAGTTGCCAACGGAGATCTGGAGGTATATCTTCCATACCGTTCCAAAGACGAAATCGGAGTTTTGACCAATTCCGTCAACCAGCTGATTAAGCGGCTTAAGCACATTATCGATGATGAGAAATATCTGTTCCAGGAGATTGGAAGTGAGAATTTTGAAGTAAAATCCACCTGTGAGCATGCTTACCGCGGTGATTTTGCGCCCATCCTCTATTCTATTACCAGCTTAATGAGCCGGCTTGATGCGGCGAAAAAGCGAAAGGAAGGGGTAACAGGAGACTTACCAGCAGAAAACGAAAAGGAAGAACTGGCCAAAAGAGCCGTTTGCAGGGAGATAACGAAAAATGGCAGAAGAGAAATGGATGCTTCAGACAAAAAGGGCTGA
- a CDS encoding YczE/YyaS/YitT family protein: MSRKKINDLAITIISFLFFGFGISLQLKAAIGQSVLNALAVTLSYSIQMKVGTILNGINTLFFLSYLLLRRSRLNYKDGIQIIATIANGYIINLFLYHLLSNFTVESYFNRVILYLIGIIIASISLGAVLAIGIVKFPLESMCLIISEAYKKKFTAVRMSFDVIFLILTLCLTLFSHTPMQIREGTVISILLLAPLLGICFDFFKKHLTMEEKIHVSDLFT, encoded by the coding sequence ATGAGCAGAAAAAAAATAAACGACCTGGCCATAACCATTATATCCTTTTTGTTTTTTGGCTTCGGGATATCGCTGCAGCTAAAGGCAGCTATCGGGCAAAGCGTCTTAAACGCATTGGCAGTAACATTATCTTACTCCATTCAAATGAAGGTTGGAACCATACTCAATGGGATCAATACGCTGTTCTTCCTATCCTATTTACTTTTAAGACGTTCCCGTTTAAACTATAAGGATGGGATACAGATTATTGCAACCATTGCAAACGGATACATCATCAACCTGTTTCTGTATCACTTACTTTCTAATTTTACCGTGGAAAGCTATTTTAACAGAGTGATCCTTTATTTAATCGGCATTATAATTGCTTCCATCAGCCTGGGGGCCGTTCTTGCAATCGGAATCGTAAAATTCCCTCTGGAAAGTATGTGCCTTATCATTAGTGAAGCATATAAAAAGAAGTTCACCGCTGTCCGTATGAGCTTTGATGTGATATTCTTAATTCTCACTTTATGCCTGACCTTATTTTCACATACCCCTATGCAAATAAGGGAAGGAACCGTTATCAGCATTCTTCTCCTGGCACCGCTGCTGGGGATCTGTTTTGACTTTTTTAAGAAACATTTAACTATGGAGGAAAAAATACATGTATCAGATTTATTTACTTGA
- a CDS encoding YjjG family noncanonical pyrimidine nucleotidase, with the protein MYQIYLLDIDNTLLDFDAAEEQGFIKMIQSYDLEFKDEMLSQYKKMNRHLWDLLEQGKIGREELLNTRFHEFFRLYDMEINGEEAEGRYRGHLGNNSDLIPGAKETLIELNERGKHLYTASNGVYSTQIQRLKNAGIFHLFEGMFISEKVGYEKPSLHFFQHCFKNIPNFEKDKTIMVGDSISSDIQGAVNANIDSCLFSSSPEPLSPTATHTIHHITELLNF; encoded by the coding sequence ATGTATCAGATTTATTTACTTGATATTGACAATACCCTGCTGGATTTTGACGCTGCTGAAGAGCAGGGCTTTATAAAGATGATCCAATCCTATGATTTGGAATTTAAGGATGAAATGCTGTCCCAATATAAAAAGATGAACCGTCATTTATGGGACTTATTAGAGCAGGGAAAGATAGGAAGAGAAGAACTTCTTAATACCCGCTTTCATGAATTCTTCCGCCTTTATGACATGGAAATTAACGGAGAAGAGGCGGAAGGGCGTTACCGTGGGCATCTTGGAAACAACTCCGATTTAATCCCTGGCGCCAAGGAAACCCTGATCGAGTTAAACGAGAGGGGGAAACATTTATACACCGCATCAAACGGTGTTTATTCCACCCAGATCCAGCGTCTTAAAAATGCCGGCATCTTTCATCTTTTCGAAGGAATGTTCATATCAGAAAAAGTGGGTTATGAAAAACCATCCCTTCATTTTTTCCAGCACTGTTTTAAAAATATTCCGAACTTTGAAAAAGACAAAACCATCATGGTAGGAGACAGCATATCCTCTGACATTCAGGGTGCAGTGAATGCAAATATTGATTCCTGTCTTTTTAGCAGCTCCCCAGAGCCCCTGTCACCAACCGCAACTCATACCATTCACCATATAACCGAATTGTTAAACTTTTAA